In Leishmania mexicana MHOM/GT/2001/U1103 complete genome, chromosome 24, a genomic segment contains:
- a CDS encoding putative mitochondrial translocase subunit, with translation MDSNPPPRRKTAFNEEFDVMQAIQEDRMAYHASIACHERCVHNYFFNNFYWREKTCMKNCLDKINQATVITNINYGKFEDVESKK, from the coding sequence ATGGACTCCAatccgccgccgaggcgcaAGACCGCCTTTAATGAGGAGTTCGATGTGATGCAGGCCATACAGGAGGACCGCATGGCCTACCACGCCAGCATCGCGTGCCACGAGCGGTGTGTGCACAACTACTTCTTCAATAACTTCTACTGGCGAGAGAAGACGTGTATGAAAAACTGCCTAGATAAGATCAACCAGGCGACCGTCATCACGAACATCAACTACGGCAAGTTCGAAGACGTCGAGTCGAAGAAGTGA